From a single Erpetoichthys calabaricus chromosome 1, fErpCal1.3, whole genome shotgun sequence genomic region:
- the LOC114657916 gene encoding heterogeneous nuclear ribonucleoprotein U-like protein 2 has product MSSIDVKKLKVADLRAELQQRGLDTRGLKAELIDRLQAAIDTENGGVKVGEAAVGDWPAESDSSLECGDSHDVLEQETETEAGDPEDVFKAAEKQELTETASPAEGGSPLQEQPSLLTASGTIKEANPPVPSPVRASLELQKPQQSPSPAKLQLGGSETMTEQQNAKQTVQATEQGGKAAESAAEPECESRSTQKANDKEGDAAKIPATKEDGVNGEQVKMEPGQSEDWPTEREAGSDDSGSEMEHEGEQNNQDKKEEEQGERRGVKRPHEERGRGYYEFKEEVNYNRAKSPEPEEEEIEEEVDEGLVCLDTYNCDLHFQVNKERYSGQPLFSERFPHLWSGSRATHGVTKGRVGFEAKVSKKLKAKDLPEEDPETHVLRVGWSVNNASVQLGEDELSYGYDGRGKKVENRAFEDFGETFTENDVIGCYVNFEGEEIELSFQKNGTDLGVTFTVSKDALGDQALFPHMLCKNCAVEVNFGQLEEPFFPTPEGFVLMHQISAEELVRSSMAPKTKEECEVLMMVGMPGAGKTHWARNHMIENPEKHYNVLGTKNVLERMRVQTPEGAQVSAEQKEMLLQQATQCLSQLIQIAARKKRNYILDQANVYSSAQRRKLLRFKGFNRKAVVVCPSDEEWKKRLQLHQQEEGEEVAETSLLKVKVSFTLPSKCNFLEEVIYSELQKEEAEKLLATYKEEARKVLPPPPKRKKHRNRRKQQNRNIRGGGMMGTGILPLPYGANRGGFNHRPFEPPQPFWGGQPRREQEYRPFYNQYRTEYDRFYGRNYDPQRYREYYRQYTQEWNRYYRDQDRYGYGGGGGGGGNRNYGYGGGVNYRGGYR; this is encoded by the exons ATGAGCTCGATAGATGTGAAAAAGTTAAAAGTCGCCGATCTACGGGCGGAGCTGCAACAGAGGGGCCTAGACACGCGCGGCCTGAAGGCCGAACTAATCGACCGCTTGCAAGCTGCAATCGACACTGAGAACGGCGGAGTGAAGGTAGGGGAGGCCGCGGTGGGAGACTGGCCTGCTGAAAGCGATTCAAGTCTTGAATGTGGTGATTCACACGACGTTCTAGAGCAGGAGACTGAAACAGAGGCTGGAGATCCAGAGGACGTTTTTAAAGCCGCAGAAAAGCAAGAGCTGACGGAAACGGCGAGCCCAGCGGAAGGGGGTTCTCCGCTTCAAGAACAGCCATCACTGCTAACCGCTTCAGGGACGATTAAGGAAGCTAATCCACCCGTTCCTTCGCCGGTAAGAGCATCATTAGAGCTACAGAAACCGCAGCAGTCGCCATCCCCTGCAAAGTTGCAGCTAGGAGGTTCGGAGACCATGACAGAGCAACAGAACGCAAAGCAAACCGTGCAGGCCACAGAGCAGGGAGGGAAGGCTGCGGAGAGCGCAGCAGAACCAGAGTGCGAGAGTCGCAGCACGCAAAAAGCGAACGATAAGGAGGGAGATGCCGCGAAGATCCCCGCCACCAAGGAGGacggtgtgaatggggagcaggttaAGATGGAACCTGGGCAGAGTGAAGACTGGCCCACCGAGAGGGAGGCCGGGAGCGACGACTCTGGCTCTGAAATGGAGCACGAAGGCGAGCAAAACAACCAGG ACAAAAAAGAGGAAGAGCAAGGTGAACGCAGAGGTGTGAAAAGACCTCATGAAGAACGGGGGCGAGGCTACTATGAGTTTAAAGAAGAGGTTAACTACAACCG GGCCAAGTCtccagagccagaagaagaagaaattgaggAGGAAGTGGATGAAGGTTTGGTCTGTCTTGATACAT ATAACTGTGATTTGCATTTCCAAGTAAATAAAGAGCGCTACAGTGGACAACCCCTCTTTTCAGAACGTTTTCCCCATCTGTGGTCTGGTAGCCGTGCAACTCATGGTGTGACAAAGGGGCGGGTTGGCTTTGAGGCTAAG GTATCTAAGAAATTGAAAGCAAAAGACCTTCCAGAAGAGGATCCTGAGACACATGTACTTCGTGTTGGCTGGTCAGTCAATAATGCAAGTGTTCAGCTTG gTGAGGATGAGTTATCATATGGGTATGATGGCCGTGGGAAAAAGGTGGAAAATCGTGCTTTTGAAGACTTTGGCGAAACTTTCACTGAAAATGATGTTATTGGCTGTTACGTG AATTTTGAAGGGGAGGAGATAGAGCTTTCGTTCCAGAAGAATGGCACAGATCTTGGTGTGACCTTCACTGTTAGTAAAGATGCTCTAGGAGACCAAGCTTTATTTCCTCATATGCTATGTAAAAATTGTGCTGTTGAAGTTAACTTTGGGCAGCTAGAGGAGCCCTTTTTCCCCACACCGGAGGGGTTTGTGCTGATGCATCAAATATCAGCCGAAGAATTGGTCCGCTCCTCCATGGCTCCTAAAACAAAAGAGGAGTGCGAG GTGCTGATGATGGTTGGAATGCCTGGTGCTGGTAAAACTCACTGGGCTCGAAATCATATGATTGAGAACCCAGAGAAGCATTACAATGTTCTTGGGACAAAAAATGTCTTGGAACGAATGAGA gtaCAGACACCTGAAGGAGCTCAAGTAAGTGCTGAACAGAAGGAGATGTTACTGCAGCAGGCAACCCAATGTCTTAGTCAGCTCATTCAAATTGCTGCTCGTAAAAAGAGGAACTACATTCTTGACCAG GCTAACGTGTACAGCTCTGCCCAGCGACGTAAGCTGCTGCGATTTAAAGGGTTCAATCGAAAGGCAGTGGTAGTTTGTCCCAGTGATGAAGAGTGGAAAAAGCGACTGCAACTCCACCAGCAAGAAGAAGGAGAGGAAGTGGCTGAAACCTCTCTTCTAAAGGTTAAAG TGAGTTTTACACTCCCGTCCAAGTGTAATTTTCTGGAAGAAGTCATCTATTCTGAACTACAGAAAGAAGAGGCAGAGAAGCTGCTTGCTACATACAAAGAAGAAGCTCGCAAAGTGCTTCCGCCACCGCCAAAACGCAAGAAACATCGTAATCGGCGTAAACAGCAGAATCGCAATATACGAGGTGGAGGGATGATGGGGACAGGAATCCTACCTTTGCCATATG GGGCAAACAGAGGTGGTTTCAATCACCGTCCATTTGAGCCACCGCAGCCTTTCTGGGGGGGACAACCACGCAGAGAG CAGGAGTACAGACCATTTTATAACCAGTACAGAACAGAATATGACCGGTTTTATGGGCGAAACTATGATCCACAGCGGTATCGGGAATACTACAGGCAATACACTCAAGAG TGGAACCGCTATTATCGGGATCAGGATCGTTACGgctatggtggtggtggtggcggcggcGGCAACAGGAATTATGGCTATGGAGGAGGAGTCAACTATAGGGGTGGTTATCGGTAA